Sequence from the Etheostoma cragini isolate CJK2018 unplaced genomic scaffold, CSU_Ecrag_1.0 ScbMSFa_1523, whole genome shotgun sequence genome:
CTACAGCTCTCtcatgttagcatgcagctacttaATATTTAGCAGTAGCGTGTGGAGTTTGAATGTTCTCCCTGTGATTGAGTGGATTTTCatcctcccaccataaagacatgcatgctaggtaactaggactacagtttaAATTAGTGTGCATTGTCctcatcaaaataaataaatctgattctataaaaataggctaaccaATCTCCTGTGATACGGTTTGCCTTTTAGCCCAGCTTAAATGGATCTATATCCCCGTGACCCAGTTGGTCTTGTATACCTCTGAGTTGAATCAAGAAGAAATGCACTTTAATAAAATAGGACCTACAAAGGGTTAAATTACCAGTAGACTGGTAGTTTTTCAGCCTATATGGGGCAGTGCAACAAGCTGTAATCACAAGATTGACCTTATAACTTCATAATTGTTTTGCATATGAAGGTGAAGGCATGTCCCACCCTCCTCTACCTCTGAATGGATTACCCTGGTATTCTTATCCTAACACAGCTCACTCGTCATTGCTAAACCGAGCCAATCCAACCAACCGAGGCAACGAGTactaaccaatcagaggcagagtagggaCACCCAGGAAGCCTACGGTCTAATACGGGGAGGAAACTTAATCGGGAGTGAGATAGGAGTGACCAGGCTCTCCGTAGACCGGCTCTGCTACACAGCAGTTCAGGTTAACAGGCTAGCTGCAGGTTGGTCTAGGCTGACTGAAGACCAAGTGTAGGATGCTACAACAGCCTAGAATCCATTCATAGTCCTGCTGTACTGAGCCACTAAAGTCATCCTGCTACATCCATTTTGAAAGGGATTTTAtatgaaacattttaataagaTATGTTTGATTTCTGTCACGGCGATCTCCATGATCATCATTGCACACTCACAGATGGTGTTCCAAACACTTTATTTCAGCCGTAGTCGCTCATAGTAAGTCATGATTGCTTTGGTTGCACTCACGGAGAGTACGGTTACTCCCAAAAAGCCGATTGACCCGGCCACAATGGAGATCATATGCTCTGGCCCTGCAAACAAACGGACATAGCTAATTCATTGACTCAGGATTCTGAGTGCACATACACACCTCACACTTAGAGTTAAgataaccaaaaacacaaaacctacTATAGGTTAgttcaatcattttaaattagtgaaaataatgtaaaaagatAAGAAATGTAAAGCTATAGATGCAGTGAAGGCTAGTGATGCATTTGGATTCTGATACTTTAAAACATGACCTTGGCTGATGATGTAACAGTGTGTACAAGTTTGGCCTGAGACATAAACTCACAGTAAGACTGGGGGACTGCTGACGTCCCCCTCCTGTTGACCACCAGGGGTCCAGCAGAGACTACAGCAGCTTGGGTCCTCTCTGGGTCCATCCGGCTCCCTCTTCGGGACCTCTTGGTGCGCTGCTGACTGCTGCAACTCTATCACAACACCAGGCTCAGTTGGAGATTCTCACTCCTTTACATGCATTGGTCAGATGTGAGGTTTTTTAATATGACGCCTGCTACGGCTACCAAACAGTAGCCTACAGTACATtgcacgcccccccccccacgtccagatattgtgcatttaaaggccccccccccatgtccagttattgtgcatttaaaggcCCCCCCCCCACGTCCAGTTACTGTGCATTTAAAGGCCCCCccacgtccagttattgtgcatttaaagggTCCCccacgtccagttattgtgcatttaaagggTCCCccacgtccagttattgtgcatttaaaggcCCCCCTACGtccatgttaatattttattggTTCTTGTATGTCCAGTACGTTTCTCAGGtgttttctggttgtttttcttgctgCACCTGAGTGGCCCCGCTTGGACTAAGATTTATGAATTGGCCTTAGTTTACCTTTGTGCAGTCTTCATCCTGGACACAGATGTTGGCCAGGCAGTGCATGTAGATGGGCAACCCTTTGGGCATGGAGAACATCTGAAGGGAGAACCTGCTGCTCTGGGCCAGACCGTTCACAGAGAGCCACCGGAACGTGGTGTCAACAGCACAGCTGGGACCAAGAGAGGACAACTCTCACCATCCCTATCATTCAAGGGCACTTAGTAGTTCAATTATGGTACACACTTTTGGGAAAGGAAATCTATCAATATTTATCTGGttatgtagtaaaaaaaaaagtgccactCTACTTCATAGACAGAccagtttttgtaaaaaataccCTCTTTCCAGCAGCAAAACACTTCTTTAACTGATAGATCAGTCACCTTTTTACTAGTCTCACATCGCCAAACCTCTCCTGGTCTGCACACAGCCCATCTATtctgggatggggggggggggggggggggggggggggggggggggaagacgctctggcttgtttgtaattattttaaagtaatcTCAACCGTCCATGGTGGTGCTAGGCCACCATAGTGGAGACAGCAGAAGGGCAAGGACAtccggatgtcaggctttatcccagcatgTACATTGGTTGACTCAGGCTACATTTCCACCTACCCATCCTGAAGAAGAACACCCTGGACTGTGTCCTGGGGGTCGGGGCTCTCAGTGGCCCAGCATGATTCCACCTGCAGGAGCACGTCTGAAGCAAAGGAGTTGTTGGTCTGCAGGGCCACCTGGAAGAACAGCGTGTCCTCAGGGCCCAAGGTGATGGCATCCCTGTAGCTGTGGGCGTACAACTCATCCGCGTACAGGGTCATGGTCAGGCCAAGCTGCAGGGAGGAGTTCAACGCCACCAGGGAGACCGAGGAGAGCCTACGACCAAAGAAAGGACCGGTTTAGACGTTTTGGACCTGAATTAGTTAAGagtgctttctttctttatttattcaggcagagagacaaaatATGAAGACGTTTGACTCACCACTCCACATCCACGCCGACTTGAGCGTGGCGAATGTAATGTCGCGGGTAGACGCACTTCCAGACGACTTTTAGATCCCGGCGGGTGATGGTTTGATCTCTGATGGTCACAGTCAGCGTGTTTAGGAACTGGATGTGGGTTTTGTTCACCTGGAGAAACACAGTTAACAGTTCTGTTAACATAAACGTCCCACATCGAAGAGTAGAGTATACTGATACACTTGGCTATCTCCTGCCAATTtgctttagtttagttttagcaCTTTATTGTTCAGATATCTTATATCTGGGGTTAATTATTGTGAGAGGACTGTGCTTTcaagtgcccttctagtttGTGTACCTATTAAATCAACACTAAAGCGCTTTAACcactttggtccccctacaggttggacaAAGcgtccattacattacattatgcaaGGTTGTCAGATCGGGTGGTGGATCTGAAGCTTGAATGAGACATAATGAACATTACGACGGCAGTAATGGACAGCTGTGCTTCccacctgtagggggaccaaagaaggaaaagtgctttagtgttgctttaagaagCCCATGATAACAATGATTACATCACTTAGAGAGCTacaactatttatttttctgtaaaggAGAATGATCGGCATTACCTCCTCTATTCTGACCATATAGTGgatatttagtaaaaaaaaaagaacacttcacagcacattttaaaaacgGATGCCATGTCTAATTTTCTCTGGATGTCTCATTCGCTTTCTGCCGTTGGAACGTGCAGTTTAAGTGTTAAATGAGCACATGGAATTTCATCAGTAACTTTTCCTAGTATGTAAAATAACCTTGTTGGGTATATAGGGCAAATCTCCTGTATTCTTATTTAGTGATAATACAAGGCTATTAGGAATTCTTTCCCATTACTTCAGGTGTCAGTGGTGCCCTGCACAGAATCTTTCCTTCACTTAGTAAGGAAATGTCTTTTCATCAGCTCGATCAACCACTCACCCGCCTCTCAGTTCCACATTCAGAGGCTTTTCGCGAGATGCGGAAGTGGTAGAACATCTCACTCTCGACCACAGTGCACGAGCCATCGTTCAGCCTGACATCTAACTTTCCCCCGATGTAAGAAGCCAGGTAGGGTTTGGCTATGCCACCCGTCAGTTTACCCAGACAGTGACTGAAAAGtcctttttctgttaaaaaaaaaaaaagggggtcAGAGTCAAGGAATCACACTAGCAGACTCTGATAATACAGTAGCAGTGATcttcatcatttaaaataaagcaacatcCATCGTAACTGCATGCTAAAGCCAAAGTGGAATCTCCTTAACATGGACAGGGGGGGCTAGAAACTCattcaaaacataatttttgtTAACTTTTGGTACCCTCTACAGCCTATAATGAGGCACCTTTCTGCAGTGATCATAATAAAGAAGCTTTAGTATCATACTGCTGAGGTCCAATCATACTGAATGAGATACATTCTTAGAACACACGTTTAACAGGACTGGAGTTTACCGTTGCAGACTGGATGTGATGCCACAGGAGGCTCGATGACGGAGCTCACATCGTAGTAGCCATGTTGGCACAAACAGGCGTAGGAGCCCAGGGTGTTGATGCACAGAGAGTTAGGAGGACACAACGTTCGCTTGGAGGAAGCACACAGATCAGGACCTGAAATCAAAACAAGATCATTGGTTTGAATCGTCTGGAAGACTTTCCACTTGACCAAGCTGAGCTGATTTTAGGGATCACCTACCTTCCCAATGAATGAGCCCATCTGCAACCGCCATGTGGTCTGTATTCAGGGAGTGAATGTAGTCCAGCTGATCTTCAACAGGCAGGGGCACGTCTTCCTCAGTTTTGGATGCATCAAAAGATATAAACAGGATGTCCGTCTTGTTTGGCTCGCCTGCAGGTTCAATGGCAACCAGCTCAACGCGGGCTGGCAGATGAAAGTCGTTTAACATCTCCTGTAGCTGTAACAcacatgaccacacacacacatgctttggGCTGAATGCTAATATCAGCtgctaacatgcttacaatGCCAACATTGTGATATTTAGTAGGCATAATAAGCGTGTTAGCATTTCTCCATATAGCAGTAAAACACagagtacagctgaggctgatgggaatgtcagaAGTTTTGCAGCTATTTGATCATAAACAAATATTGGACAACCTTTTTGACCTGATAGTGGGGCTGAAAAttaagttattacaattcatcttTTGGCtaactgtacatttttgtacaaaatgtcattgcaAACAATACAATTGTTGAGTTATTTCAgcctggaccaaagtggtggatgGACCAAAACTGGCATCCATAGCACCATGCTAGAAACTTTGTGTGGTATTCAGCGTTAAAAgatattttccagtttttataAATTGGAATGCTGTCTTGACATGTAAGTATTACCGTGCGTGTTTGTGAATGGTTTAAGTTGTTGGACAGGTTGCTTCTGGGATAAGTCTTCTCAGTTATCTCAAATTTCTTCTTGATAAAAGCgcaatgtttttgtgtgacttCCACTCCAATGTGTCAACAAAAAGAAACTTGCATTGCCTGGATctcagatgaacacacacacacacacacacacacacacacacacacacacacacacacacacacacacacacacacacacacacacacacacacacacacacacacacacacagcctgtgaTCACTGATGAAAACCACCTTATCTTGAAGAGTCTTCCCCATTTCAGCTCTGGGTCCCGACCCGTCATCTAGTAGATCCTCAGGCAGGGACCAGGGCACGACCATTGTGAGAGCCATGCTGAAAGGGTCTACCGGCGGCTCTACAGAAGCCACAAAAACCGAATCAGGGGGTTAAGGTTCACCTTGAAAAGGTTTAATCAACAAAACAAGTAGATTAGAAATAGATTCAGGCCTACACTGCAGAAAGTTATTCTCTCTCTGGTCATTTCTGTACTTTTTCTTCAGTATTTCTTGGATAATCATGTCGGAACAACAGGCAGCTGTTTTACACGGTCACACATGTTGAGGAGATTTTCTGATTAAACTAGAGACCCTCAAACCAAAACCCCACAGCTACAGCCGTCGGTCGGACTGTTTATGGCTCTGGGGGGGCTTTATGCAGAGTGATGTAGCCAACCCAACTGGCCTGAGcagagggttaacttctcctgtgatgcaggagaagttaaccctctccttggtTTCATGTTTacagagaaggagaaccaggaaagtAGTAAGGGAAAAAACACTACCAAACCACGGCCAAGCGGACCAATCCCAGTTGTTGATCTGCGTCGCTGCAACGCGTAGTTCCATTTTTCGAGAGGTGCACGTCACACTACGGCGTAGGATCCGTATCTCAGGACCATAAATTGAGCTTAATGCTACCTCAGACTGACCTTGGTCCAGCGGAGATCCAGCAGCCCTCCCAAAGTGCTTTAAGGATGAATTAGCTCCCTCAAAACACACATGAGATCGTTTAGACTCCCACTGTCCGTCACATTCCTCCCAAACGTCCAGGGCGTAGGTCTTCCCTTCCTCCAGCCCTGGCAGAGGCAGCTGTGTGTCAGTCACCCGGCTGGTCTGGATGGTGGCGCCGTTCTCCAGAGACAGTTCATATGCGAAGGCAACACCAGGCTGGTGCGTGGTGCGGGGTTTCCACTGGGCGCTCGAGTCTTTGGAGCGATACCTGAGCTCAGAAACCCCCAGAGGTCCTGGGTACACACAGTGTCAGGCCATAGATTAACAAACGATAgaaactatgtgtgtgtgtgtgtgtgttgacaaaCATCACTATCATTTTCCCCATAAAGAGtgagttaaataaaaatgggaGGAGTAACTCAGTTCACTTTATGTGCTAATAGCCAAGATGCTCATTAAGGTCACATATTGATTGATTCTTACTTATGAGTCAGAGATGCTCTTAAGGCTCTGatctagagtccaagtcaagtcttaaGTCTCTCACCtgaagtccaagtcaagtcttaaGTCTCGGAGCGAGAGTCCAACAACATCCTTTACTGCAGCGTCAGCATCATCTTACCAGTGAATGACCTAGTGTGGGACCAGTCTGTGTGTCATCTCGTCCGTGTCTACGTTACCTGTGTGTGCTGCAACTGTCTTGGCATTCATGAGCACGCCGTCCCCACACAGCGCCTCCACCGTAGCCTGGTGCTGCTGGCATGGCTGCAGCCCCCCCACGGTGAAGCTGGTGATGAGCGTGGTGCCCTGCAGCTCCCCGTCGTGGTACACTCTGAACATGGAGATGGACGAGGTGTTCCGGGCCTCCCAGCTCAGGGTGTAGTTGTCGGGGCCGTACGATGTCTGACACAATGCTTCGATGGTGGAGTGAACTGAGGAGCAGAGACAGGATGAGGTCTTGGACTGTGGTCTTTTCTAAAAAGGAACACATCGGCAGGATGAAGACGAAAATCATCTTTAGGGTTTTTACAGGAGCTGCCTGTCATATGTTAATATGCTACTCTGGTGTAGTTTTCTATTCTTTAATGCAATGCCACATTTCGCCCAGCAGGGACCACTAGAGTTTCACTTAAAACGTCTGCTCTTTCTAACTGGAGTCTCACTTTTTGGGCATTACTGTGTAGCCAACCACTGCGGCCACACACACGACAATTCCAAGGTCACGGTAAGGGTTGAACTGCTGCACAAGAGCCATCAAGTGATCCTGTGCTACTGTGAGTTGCATGGCGATATCAACACACAGTTAGTTGCTAGCTAGAAGCTACCAGACCAAAGAAGGCTGTGCTGGCAAAAGCACTGAGTGTCAATGAGGAACAGTGCATTTAATCTTTGTACTTTGTGTGTAGTTGTCTAGCTCTGTGtggatttttatttcttcttttgagCGGAGCTGCTTGGAATTGGTAAATTAATTGACCAACAATTGAACGACAAAGTTGTATTGCAAGTCAGTGACCGGTTTATAATAGGTTCAAACGGATAAATCCATGATGGGCCATCTAGTCTTACCAGAGTTGCCCTCGTTCAGGACCATCTTGCTGTAGCGGGACTCTATCCCCGCCTGGCAGACCGTCTGCAGGCCAAACCTAACTCTGGTGCAGGGCTCCAGGTCGGACAGGACGAACACAAAGGTGTCCTCCTTGTGCCAGAAGAGCACCTCCTCTGTGATCTGGTCTGTGCCACTGAGGTAGAAGGCGGTGAGTAGGAAGAAGGAGAACTTGCAGTTCTCAGGGTAGTCCCAGGCCAGCGatatgctgctgctgttccacAATGTCACCCCAAAGTCCTTGGGAATGTCTGGGTCTGGCGGTAAAACGATAAAGACCTGGTAAAGCATTTTAAACCTGCTTTCACAGATTACTTTTGTTAACACAAGACTTAGTATAATTTCACCTTTCAAACCAAACAGTCGCGTATTTACACATGAAGAAAATAGGGCCCAACATCAGCATTCATTTGGACCCGTGTCTCTGGACACTTGACCAGTCCAAGTCCAGTAAGCCCTCTCATTTTAGCGCCATCCGCACATCATCCTGAGTAACCGGGTTTTAAAGAGATATTGCTGTTGATTTTTTACGATTGTAATTTTTGGCACTTTGAGCACCACAAGCTGGCAAGAAGGCTGACTTATTTACGTCTgatatctccaacactgggcaactcaccCCAAAACTATCTAGATTGATTAATAACACTAGGACTTGAATGAACTGTCCCCCATTTGAGTATAGAACGGTTGTTTGTCCCATAAGCATTTTAAAGATCCTTTCACCTTTAGCTCTGAGAACATTTTACAGCGTAAGAATCATCAGTTGCAGCCCGTAATGAATGATGCTGCGGCATTTGTTTAATCTGCATGACTTGATCCCCAAATGAGAATGGCTTTGGTTTTTGGAACCGGTGTGATCTTTTGTTGGGTGTCAGCTAACCCACCCCACCAACAGTCGTACCAGTAATAGTGGAGAGGCAGGTGAAGGTGTGGGTGGCTGCGGGCTCCACACAGGCCGCGTAGCAGCTGCAGGAGTCCAGAGCCGTGAAGTGGTAGAGGCCGCTGGTGGGGCTGTCCATGCTCAGAGTTTTATAGGAGCCCATGTCAGTGTTATACAGGGTCATCGTGTGGCTTCTGCTGACTGCTGGGTGGGGGTCCACCCAGGAGACCTGCAACTCGGAGGTAGTCCTGGACTCCAGCTTGACTGGGAGACGCATGGTGTAGCCTAGGAGAAGCAAAACTGGAATTTCAGTCACACAAAGaagttttcatttaaagcatTATTAAACCAGATATGATTAAATGGATAAATGTGCTAAGCTAACGTCATTGCAGTCTAGATTGACATCCATTGACATTTTGGCCTGAGAGCTGGAGTGTGAACGGGTCCTGTACTACTCTAAAGGGAGGCCAGGGCGACATGCAAGTTCAAAAAGAagaatgcacacaaacagatgaGCTCACCGAATGCAAGGAAGAAGTTTTCATCCTGGTGGAAGAACACGGTGCCATTTTCACATGAAAACACTTCATCGGGACTCATCTTCTCCAGGAAGTCCTGAACAAAGACGTTCCAGGGATCATCAATGGAAGCCAAAGCAAGATGAAGAGTATATTGGAATTTCATCTGTTATATGAGAGGTACCTTGGTGAAACTTGCTGGTTGCTTTAGGGGTTTCTGCAGGCCTCGGATCTTAGTGAATTTTGTACCTTAGATACATTTTGTTGAACATTTGATAACTATTGATTTTAAGTggataacaaaaacattaacatttaaaaagaaaaaaagattcttaCGTGGGTCAACTCTTACAGTCCATGCCTGAACAGAGCCTCCATACTGCAGTGTGAGCTTGTTTTCAACAGCCGGGGACACCGTCAGGGAGGTCACTTTCCCCCCCTTACTGAGGCGTTTTAGGGACGTGTCATTGAGCCACAGGTTTCCATTTAACCTAAAGGATGGAGAAGAAGGAAGCCTCGGTACCAGGGCCTGGAGTTCCCTACCAGTCACTGGGGCTAGTGGATTTGAAAATCTACTAGTCACACAGGCTTTTTACCAGGCATTGTATTTGCATCATTCTTGAACttgataaaaatacacattaaagtGCTGCTTGCCGAGTCTCCAACTTGGTTCACTTGGTAGGTTTTCTTTTAGTCGGCCTCGTCCCCCCCGTAATCTGCGCCAAATGTTTTAGCTTGAATAGGAAATGGTGGACTTAAAATGAAAGAgtgtcaacaacaacactgaatcAGTCAATTCTAATTGGCTACACGCCAACGTGGCAGATTAGATGGACTGTCTTACCCATCAATGGCATATTTCACCCACATTTGGCGCATGGTCAGGTGTTAATTTCAGGTTGTGATGGTACACTCCATTTAGACAGTCATTCCAAATCCTAAAATCTAAAACCCGGCTGTTTGATGCTGCCCTGCTTATGGCCACATGGACACATCTGTTTAAAGTCCACTTAAACACCAATCTTCATCCCGTAACCAGCAACTCATCCGGTACACTAAGACAGCTCGTCCATAGTTGACTATATCCCccaaagtatgtggacacccCAGTCACTTTTGTGTACTTCCGGTCTTGGGCTGTTTTCCGTCTTTCAGCTGGGTCCCCTAGTTCAAATTAACATGTTACAGGTCTCACTGACACTTCAGGACAATAGTGTGATCCACCTTTGGGACTACAATTAAGGAAAGAcaattacaaatttaaaaactggACAATGCCCCAGTGCACAAATGGAGACCCATACAAAATTGGTTCTGGTAGGGAGGAACTGATCCCACGTATCTGGGATTACCAGGACCGCCATCATCGcacagcctcacacacacacagctgacgGGGTACAAACGCCTGCCAGGATCCTGAATCTGGAAGAACTCCTTCTTAGATGGGTGGAGGCTCCAGATGTAGACTGCTGCAGATCAGTGTTTAGTGGTTTTGGTATTGCGTGACATGTTCATGGAACTACAACCTTTAGGCCACCAGAGTACTCCTTtcacagagaggggggggggtgttttgtGGTTTCGAACCAGCTGTTCCTCCTAGTTTCACACCTTCGTACATCAGTGTAAATACCAGAGCAGAGTTAAGAGATTCAAAGACTGGACTAACATTGAAAGATGATGATGTATGATGAATTTACCAGAAATACATACTCAGTCATACAAGTAATGTTTGTCCATGTTGGCTGTATGTTAGCAGAGAAACACTACATTGGGTTTTTGTAAATGAGTTGGGCCTGGGGTCCTCTTCAGACACCAAAGTTAAGAATTGTGTGAAATACTGTAGACcacagatcttcaacagggggtctaGGAGCCCTAGGGGGCCCTCAAGAGTTACTGTAGTGGGACcaccaaattattattattatttttttgaagattCTTCAGAACTTAAAAGGAtttcatacacaaataaaataatgttctttGTCCCTGAGGGGCCATTCAAAATTAATGACCTTAAATCCAACATATTGTTAGCAAATGTCAATCAGACTGGCCTACCTATATGAGTAACCCCATACCTATATGAGGGGATATGATTATTGTAATAGCTTAGCATTCTATGCACCAAAAGGTATGGAAACACGTTATTCTAGGCACAGCTTATTATGCAACTTCACTGGAATACGTTACATGTAGCAGGGGCCCCCAGCTCCATCTCtcttcagttaaggggtcctttgAAGCCCCCTGCtgtagacccccccccccccctcgtagACCCCCTGCTAAAGACTCCACGTGTCAAAGCGAGCTTTTCTTCTTCGTGGTTACCTTTCCAGAGCTACGTCCTTGCTCATCCAGCACAAGGAGAAGGAGATCTCGGCGGCGCGTCCTGCGGGAAAACCAGGTAGATACCTCCAAATGGGTCCCAGGCTGGGGTATCTGAACTCACAACATGCCGGGGGCCGGGTTGTACTCACCAGACGACATGGTGTGACACACCAGCAGGTAAAAGATGAACGTGAACTCGGATTTCCTGAAATATAAAAGCTGATTAATGGCTGAACTGGAGCGGGATCAGTGAAAGGCTGCCAGACCCCCTGTCCCCTTACATTCTCTTGTTAATTCCGTCAAAGGAAAGCATTTCGGGTTTATTCAAGCCGTGGCTGGAAATGTCACCTGTCCGAACGGCCTAATGAGTGACAGGTGTGCGCTGCCTTCACGTGCCGCTCGGAACTTCCTACGCTAATATAGATTCTTTTGTAATATTATCGGGGTGTTGTCATGAATAAATTAcgtttataattattaataaagaATGTGTATTGCTTAACAGTTAATGGCAATAAGCTGAGATTtagccctcgtgttgtcttcctgtcaaaatggaaaatcaacacttgtttttaatcgatgtttttaactttttcttccgttttttccccttttttaacacctgttgctttttttcaatgtttgtcactttcttttgaCGTTTAAAACTACGTAACACTAcctttttacagttatttttggaatttatggtcattaaacctcatttataagaaattatgcctaatatttcagttagaaaagcagaaattaggaattattgagactaaaattaaaggaatggatgttgatgataatcacagactggaatatgtcaacttttactcaatactatttcaaaaacacttccatttgttttccaatgctataaaattgaataagacgccccaaaatgaatgaaagtagagatttgtacttggcaaagagcgttgtgtggaatcaatcatgttattttgggggattaaaaagaacactgatataggacaacatgaggacaacatgaggacaacatgaggacaacatggtgATGACATGGTgatgacatgaggacaacatgaggacaacatgaggacaacatggggacaacatgaggacaacatgaggacaacatgaggacaacttgaggacaacatgaggacaacatgaggacaaaatggggacaacatg
This genomic interval carries:
- the LOC117939989 gene encoding uncharacterized protein LOC117939989, with translation MLSFDGINKRIYPSLGPIWRYLPGFPAGRAAEISFSLCWMSKDVALERLNGNLWLNDTSLKRLSKGGKVTSLTVSPAVENKLTLQYGGSVQAWTVRVDPRTKFTKIRGLQKPLKQPASFTKDFLEKMSPDEVFSCENGTVFFHQDENFFLAFGYTMRLPVKLESRTTSELQVSWVDPHPAVSRSHTMTLYNTDMGSYKTLSMDSPTSGLYHFTALDSCSCYAACVEPAATHTFTCLSTITDPDIPKDFGVTLWNSSSISLAWDYPENCKFSFFLLTAFYLSGTDQITEEVLFWHKEDTFVFVLSDLEPCTRVRFGLQTVCQAGIESRYSKMVLNEGNSVHSTIEALCQTSYGPDNYTLSWEARNTSSISMFRVYHDGELQGTTLITSFTVGGLQPCQQHQATVEALCGDGVLMNAKTVAAHTGPLGVSELRYRSKDSSAQWKPRTTHQPGVAFAYELSLENGATIQTSRVTDTQLPLPGLEEGKTYALDVWEECDGQWESKRSHVCFEGANSSLKHFGRAAGSPLDQEPPVDPFSMALTMVVPWSLPEDLLDDGSGPRAEMGKTLQDKLQEMLNDFHLPARVELVAIEPAGEPNKTDILFISFDASKTEEDVPLPVEDQLDYIHSLNTDHMAVADGLIHWEGPDLCASSKRTLCPPNSLCINTLGSYACLCQHGYYDVSSVIEPPVASHPVCNEKGLFSHCLGKLTGGIAKPYLASYIGGKLDVRLNDGSCTVVESEMFYHFRISRKASECGTERRVNKTHIQFLNTLTVTIRDQTITRRDLKVVWKCVYPRHYIRHAQVGVDVEWLSSVSLVALNSSLQLGLTMTLYADELYAHSYRDAITLGPEDTLFFQVALQTNNSFASDVLLQVESCWATESPDPQDTVQGVLLQDGCAVDTTFRWLSVNGLAQSSRFSLQMFSMPKGLPIYMHCLANICVQDEDCTKSCSSQQRTKRSRRGSRMDPERTQAAVVSAGPLVVNRRGTSAVPQSYWPEHMISIVAGSIGFLGVTVLSVSATKAIMTYYERLRLK